A stretch of Streptomyces vietnamensis DNA encodes these proteins:
- a CDS encoding response regulator transcription factor, whose protein sequence is MRLLLVEDDDHVAAALSAILAKHGFMVTHARNGEEALQAVLPTAQGERPSYGVILLDLGLPDQDGYQVCGRIRKLTTTPVIMVTARGDVRSRIHGLNLGADDYVVKPYDPGELLARIHAVSRRRAGAEETAGTEGATDGTVLRLGPVTVELPTRRVSVDGESVPLTRKEFDLLALLAQRPGVVFRREQIISEVWHTSWEGTGRTLEVHVASLRSKLRMPALIETVRGVGYRLVAPAA, encoded by the coding sequence ATGCGACTGCTGCTCGTCGAGGACGACGACCACGTCGCCGCCGCCCTCTCCGCGATCCTCGCGAAGCACGGCTTCATGGTCACGCACGCCCGCAACGGCGAGGAGGCGCTCCAGGCCGTCCTGCCCACCGCGCAGGGCGAGCGGCCCTCGTACGGGGTGATCCTGCTCGACCTCGGCCTGCCCGACCAGGACGGCTACCAGGTCTGCGGCCGCATCCGGAAGCTCACCACCACCCCCGTGATCATGGTGACCGCGCGCGGAGACGTGCGCTCCCGGATCCACGGGCTCAACCTCGGAGCCGACGACTACGTCGTCAAGCCCTACGACCCCGGCGAGCTCCTCGCCCGCATCCACGCCGTCAGCCGGCGCCGCGCCGGAGCCGAGGAGACCGCGGGGACCGAGGGCGCCACCGACGGGACCGTGCTGCGGCTCGGCCCCGTCACCGTCGAGCTGCCCACCCGCCGGGTCAGCGTCGACGGCGAGAGCGTCCCGCTCACCCGCAAGGAGTTCGACCTGCTCGCCCTCCTCGCCCAGCGGCCCGGAGTCGTCTTCCGCCGCGAGCAGATCATCAGCGAGGTCTGGCACACCAGCTGGGAGGGGACCGGCCGCACCCTGGAGGTGCACGTCGCCTCCCTGCGCTCCAAGCTGCGGATGCCCGCCCTGATCGAGACCGTGCGCGGCGTCGGCTACCGCCTCGTCGCCCCCGCCGCGTAA
- a CDS encoding amino acid ABC transporter ATP-binding protein: protein MSGESVSKVLEDTPRAADDLVVLSDVNKHFGALHVLQDIDLTITRGEVVVVIGPSGSGKSTLCRTINRLESIDSGTITIDGKPLPQEGRELARLRSDVGMVFQSFNLFAHKTVLENVMLGQIKVRKTEKKAAEAKARALLDRVGVGTQADKYPAQLSGGQQQRVAIARALAMGPKVMLFDEPTSALDPEMINEVLEVMQQLARDGMTMVVVTHEMGFARSAANRVVFMADGKIVEQASPEEFFSNPRSDRAKDFLSKILHH from the coding sequence ATGAGCGGAGAGTCAGTGTCCAAGGTTCTCGAGGACACCCCGCGCGCCGCGGACGACCTGGTCGTACTGTCCGATGTCAACAAGCACTTCGGCGCGCTGCATGTCCTCCAGGACATCGATCTGACGATCACCCGCGGCGAGGTCGTGGTCGTCATCGGACCGTCCGGGTCCGGCAAGTCGACGCTGTGCCGCACGATCAACCGGCTGGAGAGCATCGACTCCGGCACCATCACCATCGACGGCAAGCCGCTGCCGCAGGAGGGCCGGGAGCTCGCCCGGCTGCGGTCCGACGTCGGCATGGTCTTCCAGTCGTTCAACCTCTTCGCGCACAAGACGGTGCTCGAGAACGTGATGCTGGGTCAGATCAAGGTTCGCAAGACGGAGAAGAAGGCCGCCGAGGCCAAGGCCCGGGCCCTGCTCGACCGGGTCGGCGTCGGCACCCAGGCCGACAAGTACCCCGCCCAGCTCTCCGGCGGCCAGCAGCAGCGCGTGGCCATCGCCCGCGCCCTCGCGATGGGCCCGAAGGTCATGCTCTTCGACGAGCCGACCTCGGCCCTCGACCCGGAGATGATCAACGAGGTCCTCGAGGTCATGCAGCAACTGGCCCGGGACGGCATGACGATGGTGGTCGTCACCCACGAGATGGGCTTCGCCCGCTCCGCCGCCAACCGCGTCGTCTTCATGGCCGACGGAAAGATCGTCGAGCAGGCGTCGCCCGAGGAGTTCTTCAGCAACCCGCGCAGCGACCGGGCCAAGGACTTCCTCTCCAAAATCCTTCACCACTGA